One stretch of Sulfuricystis multivorans DNA includes these proteins:
- a CDS encoding pyridoxine 5'-phosphate synthase translates to MIHLGVNIDHVATLRQARRTYEPDPVAAAFEAQLGGADCITVHLREDRRHIIDRDVELLRQTVAVKLNLEMAATDEMIAIACRLKPEMATLVPEGRHEITTEGGLDVAGQEARLKEVVARLNDAGVYVSLFIDADLRQVEAAGRVGAQAGEIHTGPYAHAFHQHGRDMASPNAQAELAKVGAGGAALLDLGLRFNAGHALTYANVQPVAALPGISELHIGHSIVSRAVFVGLREAVREMKALMREAAAQ, encoded by the coding sequence ATGATTCATTTGGGTGTGAACATCGACCATGTGGCGACGCTGCGCCAGGCGCGCCGCACTTATGAGCCCGACCCCGTCGCTGCGGCGTTCGAAGCGCAGCTGGGCGGCGCCGACTGCATCACCGTGCATTTGCGCGAGGATCGGCGCCACATCATCGACCGCGATGTCGAGCTGTTGCGCCAGACCGTCGCGGTGAAACTGAACCTCGAAATGGCGGCGACCGACGAAATGATCGCCATCGCCTGCCGCCTCAAGCCCGAGATGGCCACGCTGGTGCCCGAGGGGCGTCATGAGATCACCACTGAGGGGGGGCTCGATGTGGCCGGGCAAGAGGCGAGACTCAAAGAAGTCGTCGCACGTCTCAATGATGCCGGCGTCTATGTGAGCCTGTTCATCGACGCCGATTTGCGTCAGGTCGAGGCCGCCGGGCGCGTCGGCGCACAGGCTGGCGAAATCCACACCGGCCCCTATGCGCATGCCTTTCACCAGCATGGGCGCGACATGGCAAGCCCCAACGCTCAGGCCGAACTGGCGAAAGTCGGCGCTGGCGGCGCGGCACTGCTCGATCTCGGACTGCGCTTCAACGCCGGGCACGCGCTCACCTATGCCAATGTGCAGCCGGTCGCGGCGCTGCCTGGCATCAGCGAATTGCACATCGGCCACAGCATCGTTAGCCGTGCCGTCTTCGTGGGCTTGCGCGAGGCGGTGCGGGAAATGAAGGCCCTGATGCGCGAGGCAGCCGCGCAGTGA
- the recO gene encoding DNA repair protein RecO translates to MTGKQRIDGAAAFLLHSYPFSETSLILEIFAREHGRLALLARGARRPRSALRGVLHAFQPLELAWFGGGEVKTLARAEWLGGLPLLVGSGLLVGYYLNELLMKLLPREDPHVALFDAYGSALGDLARGTIEAAARRFEKILLRELGYGLRLEHDAQGQPIEPRRSYRYQVERGALPAEEAGSGPCVSGQTLLDLAEDNYADPRTLAEAKPLMRTLLAHYLEGQPLQTRRVFIDLQDI, encoded by the coding sequence ATGACCGGCAAGCAACGCATTGACGGTGCGGCTGCCTTTCTGCTGCATAGTTACCCATTCAGCGAAACCAGCCTGATTCTCGAGATCTTCGCGCGCGAACATGGCCGTCTCGCATTGCTCGCGCGCGGGGCGCGCCGGCCGCGCTCGGCACTGCGCGGCGTGCTGCATGCCTTCCAGCCGCTCGAACTTGCCTGGTTCGGCGGCGGCGAAGTGAAGACGCTGGCCAGGGCCGAATGGCTGGGCGGCTTGCCGCTGCTCGTCGGCTCTGGGCTCCTGGTCGGCTATTATCTGAACGAGCTGTTGATGAAACTGTTGCCGCGTGAAGATCCTCATGTGGCGCTGTTCGATGCCTATGGCAGCGCGCTGGGGGATCTGGCGCGCGGCACGATCGAGGCCGCCGCGCGCCGCTTCGAGAAAATCCTGCTGCGCGAGCTCGGCTATGGCTTGCGGTTGGAACACGATGCGCAGGGCCAGCCGATCGAGCCGCGGCGCAGCTATCGCTATCAGGTCGAGCGCGGCGCGCTGCCGGCGGAAGAAGCTGGCAGCGGGCCTTGCGTTTCCGGCCAGACCTTGCTCGATCTCGCGGAGGATAATTACGCCGATCCGCGCACCCTGGCCGAGGCCAAGCCACTGATGCGCACGCTGTTGGCGCATTATCTGGAAGGCCAGCCGTTGCAGACGCGGCGGGTGTTCATCGATTTGCAAGACATTTGA
- the era gene encoding GTPase Era produces the protein MNEMDSFRAGYLAIVGCPNVGKSTLMNHLVGAKLSITSSKAQTTRHRIHGILTTETRQYVFVDTPGFQTEYRTALNRAMNRAVNAALDDVDVILFVIDARRWRDEDRAVLARLPAAKPIVLVINKIDRLADKKALLPLIALLAKEYAFADIVPVSAEKDENLDTLLDVAGRHLPEAPPIFAPDELTDRSERFLAAELLREKLFRNLGDELPYGLTVEIEKFEQEGQLRRIHAAVIVDKEAHKAIVIGKKGERLKRIASAARHDMEKLFGGKVWLETWVKVKSGWTIDERALKSLGYE, from the coding sequence ATGAACGAAATGGATTCTTTCCGCGCCGGCTACCTGGCGATCGTCGGTTGTCCGAACGTCGGCAAATCGACGTTGATGAACCATCTGGTGGGCGCGAAGCTCAGCATCACTTCCAGCAAGGCGCAGACCACGCGCCACCGTATCCACGGCATCTTGACGACTGAAACGCGCCAGTATGTCTTCGTCGATACACCGGGCTTCCAGACCGAATACCGCACGGCATTGAACCGGGCGATGAACCGCGCCGTGAATGCGGCGCTCGACGACGTCGATGTGATTCTGTTCGTGATCGATGCGCGGCGCTGGCGCGATGAGGATCGCGCGGTACTCGCACGCCTGCCGGCGGCCAAGCCGATCGTGCTGGTGATCAACAAGATCGATCGGTTGGCCGACAAGAAAGCGCTGCTGCCCTTGATCGCGCTGTTGGCGAAGGAATACGCTTTCGCCGACATCGTACCGGTGAGCGCCGAGAAGGACGAAAACCTCGATACGCTGCTCGATGTCGCCGGCCGACATTTGCCGGAAGCACCGCCGATCTTCGCGCCGGACGAGCTCACCGATCGTTCCGAGCGCTTCCTCGCCGCGGAGCTGTTGCGCGAGAAGCTGTTCCGCAATTTGGGCGACGAGCTGCCCTATGGCCTCACCGTCGAGATCGAGAAATTCGAGCAAGAGGGCCAGCTGCGGCGTATCCATGCCGCGGTGATCGTCGACAAGGAAGCGCACAAGGCGATCGTCATCGGCAAGAAAGGCGAACGGCTAAAGCGCATCGCCAGCGCTGCGCGCCATGACATGGAAAAACTCTTCGGCGGCAAGGTCTGGCTGGAAACTTGGGTGAAGGTGAAGAGTGGCTGGACCATTGATGAGCGCGCCCTGAAGAGTCTCGGCTATGAGTGA
- the rnc gene encoding ribonuclease III, translating into MSVRLEQALGHRFAKPELLRQALTHRSHSSPHNERFEFLGDSVLNCAVAMLLFRKFPTLKEGELSRLRASLVRQETLAEIATSLGLGDALRLGEGELKSGGFRRPSILADALEAIFGAILLDAGFDSALATIERLYRERIERLDPRSAGKDAKTALQEWLQGRRLPLPQYQLLETLGSAHAQEFVVACNIPALDIRVTGRGASRRAAEQEAAQAALDKLSGA; encoded by the coding sequence TTGAGCGTGCGGCTCGAACAGGCGCTTGGCCACCGCTTTGCCAAACCCGAGCTGCTGCGCCAGGCGCTGACGCACCGCAGCCATTCCTCGCCGCACAACGAACGCTTCGAATTCCTCGGCGACAGCGTGCTCAATTGCGCAGTCGCGATGTTGCTGTTCCGCAAGTTTCCCACGCTCAAGGAGGGCGAGCTTTCCCGGCTGCGTGCCAGCCTGGTGCGTCAGGAAACACTGGCGGAAATCGCTACCAGCCTGGGTTTGGGCGATGCGTTGCGCCTGGGTGAGGGCGAGCTGAAAAGCGGCGGCTTTCGACGCCCTTCGATCCTGGCCGACGCGCTGGAGGCGATCTTCGGCGCTATTCTCCTCGACGCCGGCTTCGATTCGGCGCTGGCGACGATCGAGCGTCTCTACCGGGAGCGCATCGAGCGCCTCGACCCTCGCAGCGCTGGCAAGGACGCCAAGACGGCTTTACAGGAATGGCTGCAGGGGCGGCGTCTGCCGCTACCGCAATACCAATTGCTCGAAACGCTCGGCAGCGCCCATGCCCAGGAGTTCGTGGTCGCCTGCAACATTCCTGCCCTCGATATCCGCGTCACCGGCCGGGGCGCGAGCCGGCGCGCCGCCGAGCAGGAAGCGGCGCAGGCGGCCCTGGACAAGCTGAGCGGCGCATGA
- a CDS encoding DUF4845 domain-containing protein: MNYKHRGMSLSGLLFAAFVVALLALLGMKVVPEYIEYRQVVASIKKVTQAAGPETSVRQIREAFDRQANVDYISAITGADLDITKEAGQIVVSFAYEKRIPLFANVSLLLDFSGSSKE, translated from the coding sequence ATGAACTACAAGCACCGTGGTATGTCACTTTCCGGCCTGCTGTTCGCTGCGTTCGTCGTTGCGCTCCTCGCCCTGCTGGGCATGAAGGTCGTCCCGGAATACATCGAATATCGGCAGGTGGTCGCTTCGATCAAGAAGGTGACCCAGGCGGCCGGCCCCGAGACGAGTGTCCGGCAAATCCGCGAAGCTTTCGACCGGCAGGCCAACGTGGACTACATCTCGGCAATCACCGGCGCCGATCTCGACATCACCAAGGAAGCAGGTCAGATCGTCGTCTCGTTCGCTTACGAAAAGCGCATTCCGCTGTTCGCCAACGTCAGCCTGCTGCTCGATTTTTCCGGTTCCTCGAAGGAGTAG
- the lepB gene encoding signal peptidase I codes for MNFALILFILLVASGVLWALDRIHFRKRRAPDAKEPLWVEYGASFFPVILVVFLLRSFLVEPFKIPSGSMIPTLLVGDFIAVNKFAYGIRLPVVNKKIVDIGQPERGDVVVFRYPPDPSLDYIKRVVGLPGDKVAYQNKRLTINGQPVEVRRAGDYFDAERLFYTPLYEERLGNREHMILIENDAPAFVPHVMQFPHRDKCLYNTEGFVCEVPPGHYFVMGDNRDNSQDSRVWGFVPDENLVGKAFYIWFNFGDLKRIGGFR; via the coding sequence ATGAACTTCGCCTTGATCCTTTTCATTCTTCTGGTCGCCAGCGGTGTGCTCTGGGCGCTCGATCGCATCCATTTCCGCAAGCGGCGCGCGCCCGATGCCAAGGAGCCGCTGTGGGTCGAATACGGTGCCAGTTTTTTCCCGGTCATCCTGGTGGTGTTCCTGCTGCGCTCATTTCTCGTCGAGCCGTTCAAGATTCCTTCCGGCTCGATGATTCCGACCTTGCTGGTCGGCGACTTCATCGCCGTCAACAAGTTTGCCTATGGCATCCGCCTGCCAGTGGTGAACAAGAAAATCGTCGATATCGGCCAGCCCGAGCGTGGCGATGTCGTGGTGTTCCGCTACCCGCCCGATCCTTCGCTCGATTACATCAAGCGCGTCGTGGGACTTCCCGGCGACAAGGTGGCCTATCAGAACAAGCGCCTGACCATCAACGGCCAGCCGGTCGAAGTGCGCCGCGCCGGCGATTATTTCGACGCGGAACGCCTGTTCTATACGCCGCTTTATGAAGAACGGCTCGGCAACCGGGAGCATATGATCCTGATCGAGAACGATGCGCCGGCTTTCGTGCCGCATGTCATGCAGTTTCCCCACCGTGACAAATGCCTCTACAATACCGAGGGCTTTGTCTGCGAAGTGCCGCCCGGCCATTACTTCGTCATGGGCGACAACCGCGACAATTCTCAGGACAGTCGGGTATGGGGCTTCGTGCCCGACGAGAACCTGGTCGGCAAGGCGTTCTACATCTGGTTCAATTTCGGCGATCTGAAGCGTATCGGCGGTTTCCGCTGA
- the lepA gene encoding translation elongation factor 4: protein MDHIRNFSIIAHIDHGKSTLADRIIQRCGGLSEREMSEQVLDSMDIERERGITIKAQTAALWYQAKDGRRYNLNLIDTPGHVDFSYEVSRSLSACEGALLVVDASQGVEAQTVANCYTAIELGVEVVPVLNKMDLPQADPDNARAEIEEVIGIDATDAIPCSAKTGMGIDDILEAVINRVSPPKGDPTAPLKALIIDSWFDNYVGVVMLVRVVDGSLKAKDKIRLMSTGAVHLCEQVGVFTPKSQTREQLSAGEVGFIISGIKELKAAKVGDTVTLAERPAAEPLPGFKEVKPQVFAGLYPVEANQYDSLREALEKLQLNDASLQFEPEVSQALGFGFRCGFLGLLHMEIVQERLEREFDQDLITTAPTVVYQVKLRDGSEIFVENPSKLPELQKIEEIREPIITTQIFVPQDYLGAVITLCEAKRGTQVDMRFHGRQVHVTYEMPLAEVVFDFFDRLKSVSRGYASLDYEFKEYRAADVVKLDILINGDRVDALSVIVHRANAQYRGRELAAKMRGLIPRQMYDVAIQAAIGSTIIARENVKALRKDVLAKCYGGDITRKKKLLEKQKAGKKRMKQVGSVEIPQEAFLAVLRVDEK from the coding sequence ATGGATCACATCCGCAATTTTTCGATCATCGCCCATATCGATCACGGCAAGTCCACCCTCGCCGACCGTATCATCCAGCGCTGCGGCGGTCTCTCCGAGCGCGAAATGTCGGAGCAGGTGCTCGATTCGATGGACATCGAGCGCGAGCGGGGCATCACCATCAAGGCGCAGACGGCGGCGTTGTGGTATCAGGCCAAGGATGGCCGACGCTACAACCTCAACCTGATCGATACCCCGGGGCATGTCGACTTTTCCTACGAGGTCTCGCGTAGCCTCTCGGCCTGCGAAGGTGCGCTCCTCGTCGTCGATGCCTCGCAAGGCGTCGAAGCGCAGACCGTGGCGAATTGCTACACGGCGATCGAGCTCGGCGTCGAGGTCGTGCCGGTTCTCAACAAAATGGATCTGCCGCAGGCCGATCCCGACAATGCGCGCGCCGAGATCGAGGAAGTGATCGGTATCGACGCGACTGATGCGATTCCTTGTTCGGCCAAGACCGGCATGGGCATCGACGACATCCTCGAAGCGGTGATCAATCGTGTGTCGCCCCCTAAGGGCGACCCGACCGCCCCTTTGAAGGCGCTGATCATCGATTCCTGGTTCGACAACTATGTCGGCGTCGTGATGCTGGTGCGCGTCGTCGATGGCAGCCTGAAAGCCAAGGACAAGATTCGCCTGATGTCGACGGGGGCGGTGCATCTGTGCGAACAGGTCGGGGTGTTTACGCCCAAGTCGCAGACGCGCGAGCAGCTTTCTGCCGGCGAGGTTGGCTTCATCATTTCCGGGATCAAAGAATTGAAGGCCGCCAAGGTAGGCGATACGGTGACGCTCGCCGAGCGCCCGGCGGCCGAACCCTTGCCTGGCTTCAAGGAGGTCAAGCCGCAGGTCTTCGCCGGCCTCTATCCAGTCGAGGCGAACCAGTACGATTCCTTGCGCGAGGCGCTGGAAAAACTGCAGCTCAACGACGCCTCGCTGCAGTTCGAGCCGGAAGTCTCGCAGGCGCTCGGTTTCGGTTTCCGCTGCGGCTTCCTGGGCCTGTTGCACATGGAGATCGTCCAGGAGCGGCTGGAGCGCGAGTTCGATCAGGATCTCATCACGACGGCGCCGACCGTCGTCTATCAGGTCAAGCTGCGCGACGGTTCCGAGATTTTCGTCGAAAATCCGTCCAAACTCCCGGAACTGCAGAAGATCGAGGAGATCCGCGAGCCGATCATCACGACGCAGATCTTCGTGCCGCAGGACTATCTCGGCGCGGTGATCACCTTGTGCGAAGCAAAGCGCGGCACGCAGGTCGATATGCGCTTCCACGGCCGCCAGGTCCACGTCACCTACGAGATGCCATTGGCCGAGGTGGTGTTCGATTTTTTCGATAGGCTCAAATCGGTCTCGCGCGGCTATGCCTCGCTCGACTACGAATTCAAGGAATACCGCGCCGCCGACGTCGTCAAGCTCGACATCCTGATCAACGGCGACCGCGTCGATGCTCTGTCGGTGATCGTCCATCGCGCCAATGCCCAGTATCGCGGCCGTGAGCTGGCGGCCAAGATGCGCGGCCTGATCCCGCGCCAGATGTACGACGTCGCCATCCAGGCGGCGATCGGCTCGACGATCATCGCGCGCGAAAACGTCAAGGCGCTGCGTAAAGACGTGCTGGCGAAATGCTACGGCGGCGACATCACGCGCAAGAAGAAGCTGCTGGAAAAGCAGAAAGCCGGCAAGAAGCGCATGAAACAGGTCGGCAGCGTGGAAATTCCCCAGGAAGCCTTCCTGGCCGTGCTGCGCGTCGACGAAAAATAA
- a CDS encoding glutaredoxin family protein: MNKLTLYGRPGCHLCADMLAVLEDFRSEHGCAIEVRNIDDDPAWRDRFGSRIPVLMLGETEICHFFLDLVALRAALSR; this comes from the coding sequence ATAAATAAACTGACGCTCTACGGCAGACCCGGTTGCCATCTGTGCGCAGACATGCTCGCCGTGCTGGAGGATTTTCGCAGTGAGCATGGTTGCGCAATCGAAGTGCGTAATATCGATGACGATCCGGCCTGGCGCGATCGCTTCGGGTCGCGCATTCCCGTCTTGATGTTGGGCGAGACGGAAATTTGCCACTTTTTCCTCGATCTGGTGGCACTGCGGGCGGCCCTTTCGCGATAA
- a CDS encoding DegQ family serine endoprotease, producing MLKQWMKHCLLALGLALFLLKAQAQLPDFADLAEKQGVAVVNISATQVVRGQRFGGLPFDEDDPAFEFFRRFAPHMFPRIPGAPREFEFENRSLGSGFIISADGYILTNAHVVEGADEVIVKLTDKREFKAKVIGADKRTDVALIKIEARNLPVVTLGDPSKLRVGEWVVAIGSPFGFENSVTAGIVSAKGRSLPSENYVPFIQTDVAINPGNSGGPLFNMNGEVVGINSQIYSRSGGYQGISFAIPIDVAMEVQAQLRASGKVHRGRIGVAIQEVTKELADSFGLAKPQGALVASVEKGSPADKAGIEAGDVILRFNDKPVAQSSDLPRIVGNTKPGTRASVQVWRGGRTKELTVTVGEMPDEPVARLARRGKPAEAQPANRLGLVLSEPTAEQKRQLGIRHGLIVEDVKNGSRNDLRPGDVILALIQKGVQTEIRSMEQFNSLLAKLDKEAVVTLLVKRGDSQTFVTIKGAQDK from the coding sequence ATGCTGAAACAGTGGATGAAACATTGTCTTTTGGCCCTCGGTTTGGCGCTCTTCCTGCTCAAGGCGCAAGCCCAATTGCCCGATTTCGCCGATCTGGCGGAGAAGCAGGGAGTTGCCGTCGTCAACATCAGCGCGACCCAGGTGGTGCGCGGTCAGCGCTTCGGCGGCCTGCCGTTCGACGAGGACGACCCGGCCTTCGAGTTCTTCCGCCGTTTCGCGCCGCACATGTTCCCCCGCATTCCCGGGGCGCCGCGCGAATTCGAATTCGAGAACCGCTCCCTCGGTTCCGGTTTCATCATCAGCGCCGACGGCTACATCCTGACCAATGCCCACGTCGTCGAGGGTGCCGACGAAGTGATCGTCAAGCTGACCGACAAGCGCGAATTCAAGGCAAAAGTCATCGGTGCGGACAAGCGTACCGACGTTGCTCTGATCAAGATCGAGGCGCGCAACCTGCCGGTAGTGACGCTCGGTGATCCGAGCAAGTTGCGTGTCGGCGAATGGGTGGTGGCGATCGGTTCGCCGTTCGGTTTCGAAAATAGCGTGACGGCGGGAATCGTCAGCGCCAAAGGACGTTCGCTGCCTTCCGAAAATTACGTGCCGTTCATTCAGACCGATGTGGCGATCAACCCCGGCAATTCCGGTGGCCCGCTGTTCAACATGAACGGCGAGGTGGTCGGCATCAACTCGCAGATCTACAGCCGTTCTGGCGGCTACCAGGGGATTTCGTTCGCGATCCCGATCGATGTCGCGATGGAGGTGCAGGCCCAGCTGCGCGCTTCCGGCAAGGTGCATCGAGGTCGCATCGGTGTCGCGATCCAGGAGGTGACGAAGGAGCTCGCCGATTCGTTCGGGCTTGCGAAGCCCCAGGGTGCGCTGGTCGCCTCGGTCGAAAAAGGCAGTCCCGCCGACAAGGCAGGCATCGAGGCCGGCGACGTGATCCTGCGCTTCAACGACAAGCCGGTGGCACAATCCTCCGACCTGCCGCGCATCGTCGGCAATACCAAGCCGGGCACCCGTGCCAGCGTGCAGGTCTGGCGTGGCGGCAGGACCAAAGAGTTGACCGTGACGGTCGGAGAAATGCCCGACGAACCGGTGGCGCGCCTTGCACGCCGCGGCAAGCCGGCCGAGGCTCAGCCTGCGAACCGGCTCGGTCTGGTGCTCTCCGAACCGACCGCGGAACAGAAGCGCCAGCTGGGCATTCGTCATGGCTTGATCGTCGAGGACGTGAAGAACGGCTCGCGCAACGACCTGCGTCCCGGTGACGTGATCCTGGCCTTGATCCAGAAAGGTGTGCAGACGGAGATCCGTTCCATGGAGCAGTTCAACAGCCTGCTGGCGAAGCTCGACAAGGAGGCCGTCGTCACGCTGCTCGTCAAGCGCGGCGACAGCCAGACCTTCGTGACGATCAAGGGGGCGCAGGATAAATAA
- a CDS encoding SoxR reducing system RseC family protein: MNRTDGIVVRLEGRDAWVETTGPGNACGGCAQAGSCPSCTPGNVLDAAGGKGGKLLLIRLPNTIGARPGDAVVIRAADGMVLRAVWLAYGIPLLLALGGALLATALTGSEPAALIGMLLGLMAGIVGLRWWGLEARRREPILSLEFKTPPVVFFKDRESC; encoded by the coding sequence ATGAATCGGACCGATGGGATCGTCGTGCGGCTCGAAGGCCGCGATGCCTGGGTCGAGACGACCGGCCCTGGCAATGCCTGCGGTGGCTGCGCTCAGGCGGGCAGCTGCCCAAGCTGCACGCCGGGCAATGTTCTCGATGCGGCGGGCGGCAAGGGCGGGAAACTGCTCTTGATCCGTCTGCCGAACACGATCGGCGCTCGCCCCGGCGATGCGGTCGTCATCCGTGCCGCCGACGGGATGGTGCTGCGCGCCGTGTGGCTGGCCTATGGCATCCCCCTGCTGCTGGCCCTGGGCGGCGCCTTGCTGGCCACCGCGCTCACCGGCAGCGAGCCGGCGGCGCTCATCGGCATGCTGCTTGGCCTCATGGCGGGAATCGTTGGGCTGCGCTGGTGGGGACTTGAAGCGCGGCGCCGGGAACCAATTCTGTCGTTGGAATTCAAAACGCCTCCAGTGGTTTTCTTCAAGGATCGTGAATCATGCTGA
- a CDS encoding MucB/RseB C-terminal domain-containing protein, which yields MRRVTLLCCLWVAAGGLSPLAWGQTIAIQSEGLQWLQRISMAAETLSYTGTFVYRSGNRSETSRIAHLASQGRQSERLEVLDGSPREVVRQDDEVSCYLPENRLVIIEQRSVRRSFPALLASGLGDLHDHYLIRTGGSERVAGFDCQTIRLEPRDTWRYGHRLWVDAASGLLLRADIVDAQGSVLESMAFTDLRIGESIPPEVLEPKYKAAAKESWRIRQARLSDLHDDVPWVFRNELPGFRKLTALRRAFGNEGKDAAMLHWVFSDGLAAFSVFISPLSSPRDRGEESFRTMGAMSVAKRVLDGHQIVVMGDLPPVAIRHFAAGIEVRGQ from the coding sequence ATGAGGCGCGTCACCCTCTTGTGCTGTCTCTGGGTGGCGGCCGGCGGCCTGAGCCCTCTGGCCTGGGGACAGACGATAGCGATCCAGAGCGAAGGCTTGCAGTGGTTGCAGCGCATCTCGATGGCGGCCGAGACGCTGAGCTATACGGGCACTTTCGTCTATCGCAGCGGCAATCGCAGCGAGACTTCGCGCATCGCCCATTTGGCCAGCCAGGGCCGGCAGAGCGAAAGGCTCGAGGTGCTCGACGGCAGTCCGCGCGAAGTGGTCCGTCAGGATGACGAGGTGAGCTGCTATCTGCCGGAAAACCGGCTGGTCATCATCGAGCAGCGCAGTGTGCGCCGCAGTTTTCCGGCCTTGCTGGCCAGCGGACTGGGTGATCTGCACGACCATTATCTGATTCGCACCGGCGGCAGCGAGCGTGTGGCCGGGTTCGACTGTCAGACGATCCGTCTCGAGCCACGCGACACCTGGCGTTATGGCCATCGCCTTTGGGTGGATGCGGCGTCCGGCCTGCTGCTGCGGGCAGACATCGTCGATGCGCAGGGTAGCGTGCTCGAGTCGATGGCATTTACCGATCTGCGCATCGGCGAATCGATCCCGCCGGAAGTGCTCGAACCGAAATACAAGGCTGCTGCGAAAGAAAGCTGGCGCATCCGTCAGGCTCGCCTGAGCGACTTGCACGATGACGTTCCCTGGGTCTTCCGCAATGAACTGCCTGGCTTTCGCAAGCTGACCGCGTTGCGGCGGGCGTTCGGCAACGAAGGCAAGGATGCCGCGATGCTCCATTGGGTATTTTCGGACGGTCTCGCCGCTTTTTCGGTCTTCATTTCACCCCTGTCTTCGCCCCGGGACCGTGGTGAAGAAAGTTTCCGCACCATGGGAGCGATGAGTGTCGCGAAACGCGTCCTCGATGGGCATCAAATCGTCGTGATGGGCGACCTGCCGCCGGTGGCGATCCGGCATTTCGCGGCAGGGATCGAGGTGCGCGGCCAATGA
- a CDS encoding sigma-E factor negative regulatory protein yields MDIDTQRAMQISALLDGEVEAHEEQAAIRASLDDMQRWRDYLLIGESLRGESAPRLNVTEAVMARLAEEPVILAPRNLHERRRRPHPLLALAASVAGVAVVGWVALTGTLQPGGGSAQLAAAPGGPAMIPPTATLVNAVPATASEMQEYLLAHQAQAATVRLAEPARQIRSVVLTATHP; encoded by the coding sequence ATGGATATCGATACGCAACGTGCGATGCAAATTTCCGCCCTGCTCGATGGCGAGGTCGAGGCGCACGAAGAGCAGGCGGCGATCCGGGCGAGCCTGGACGATATGCAGAGGTGGCGTGATTATTTGCTCATCGGCGAGAGTCTGCGCGGCGAGTCGGCTCCTCGGTTGAATGTGACCGAAGCCGTGATGGCGCGGCTTGCTGAGGAGCCCGTGATACTGGCTCCGCGCAACCTGCACGAGCGCCGGCGGCGACCTCACCCGCTGCTGGCCTTGGCCGCCTCGGTGGCGGGTGTGGCCGTGGTCGGTTGGGTCGCCTTGACCGGCACTTTGCAACCAGGGGGCGGCAGCGCTCAGCTTGCAGCGGCGCCCGGCGGGCCCGCCATGATTCCGCCAACGGCGACGTTGGTGAATGCCGTGCCTGCCACTGCCTCTGAGATGCAGGAATACCTGCTGGCGCATCAGGCCCAGGCGGCGACGGTCCGTTTGGCCGAACCGGCCCGGCAGATCCGAAGCGTGGTCCTGACCGCGACACATCCATGA
- the rpoE gene encoding RNA polymerase sigma factor RpoE — protein MGEREADSLLVERVQNGDREAFGLLVAKYQRKLMRLVMRLVRDPAEAEDVVQEAFIKAYRALPNFRGESAFYTWLYRIGVNTAKNWLMAHGRRMPSMSEVGDEESEGIEDSVLLRDETTPEGVLMSRQIGAAVHAAMEALPEDLRVAIGLREIEGLSYEEIAEVMNCPIGTVRSRIFRAREAIAARLRPLLDTAPHRRW, from the coding sequence ATGGGAGAGCGCGAAGCCGATTCTCTGCTCGTCGAACGGGTGCAAAACGGCGACCGGGAAGCCTTCGGCCTTCTGGTGGCCAAATACCAGCGCAAGCTGATGAGGCTCGTGATGCGGCTGGTGCGCGATCCGGCCGAAGCCGAGGACGTCGTCCAGGAAGCCTTCATCAAGGCCTACCGGGCGTTGCCGAACTTTCGTGGCGAGAGCGCGTTCTACACCTGGTTGTATCGCATCGGTGTGAATACCGCGAAAAACTGGCTGATGGCGCATGGTCGACGCATGCCATCGATGAGCGAGGTCGGCGACGAGGAAAGCGAAGGCATCGAGGACTCGGTGCTGCTGCGCGACGAGACGACGCCCGAAGGCGTGCTGATGTCCCGGCAGATCGGCGCTGCGGTGCATGCGGCAATGGAAGCTCTGCCCGAAGATTTGCGCGTGGCGATCGGCCTGCGCGAAATCGAAGGACTATCGTATGAGGAAATTGCCGAAGTGATGAACTGTCCGATCGGTACGGTGCGCTCGCGCATCTTCCGCGCCCGCGAGGCGATCGCCGCGCGTCTGCGCCCCTTGCTGGATACCGCGCCGCATCGGCGCTGGTAG